Genomic segment of Coffea arabica cultivar ET-39 chromosome 1e, Coffea Arabica ET-39 HiFi, whole genome shotgun sequence:
tatatatatatatatatatatatattaaaaaaaagtagtattcctatttgataattttaatcTGATCAACTATTGTCATTGAAGATTTTTGTAGTATACTATATCGATCAGACTGGTATACGAAAAGAATGgtaattcatcactttaaccaCATGAGATGACATAGAAATATCCTCACGGGTCATGGCAGCATCTCCTTataactatatatatatgtgtgtgtgtgtgtgtgtgtggtggCAGGAGTGTATGCCGTGGAAGTTGATGCACGAGAAGGGCTAGCAAAAGTGTACGGCGAGGTGGATCCAAGCATACTACTAATGGCATTATCAGGAAGTGGGAAGCATGCGGAGGTAGCATGGGTTAGGCTGAAGCATCCTGCGCTCAGCAATGACTGCCATAATTCCGGCTGCCATGGCAGGTACACGAGAAGGGGCCCGTCATGGTATGATCAGAACGGTTACTGCCATCTAGGCCAACAACCCTTCTGCCCAAGGAGGAGGGCAATGGCAGATCATCAGGATCCTTACCAGTGCCACCATGGATGTGGTGGTTATGGTTATGGACCGTACGCTTATCCGCCGCGCGCTGATGATACCGCGCCTCACTGCAGCGTCATGTGATTTGGCTTCAGAGTTTGCACCGCCTGCTTCTGGTTCCTGACATCCTTCCCTTCCTTAATATGGTCTAGTTTTTGGAGACCACACTTTTTTGGTTTGTTGGTTTGATGATGGACTTGGATTTAAGCTGTGTTCCAGACCCAACTCCCTGTGGTTGGGTGTTTGTTTTGACAGGTCAAATATGAGCATTTAAATTGACCTGAAGTAAATTGATAATTTCCACTTTGGATCCTTccattcatttaaaaaaaaaaaaaaagaaaaaagaacggTATCAAACGGCCGCCCAATTCTAGTAGTGTCAAATTGTGGCCGCGGAATCGAAGACGAGAGAGCAATTGCAAAACTGCTAAATCTAAAAACCTTTCCTGGCTTCAAGTTCTTCAGACAGATTTCGAAGCGTCCAAATTATTGAGGAAAAGTGCTTTGATTTTCTTTCTCCATCATCTTTAAAAGCATTTTTAGGTTGATATTTTCATGGAGTTAGCCGAAGATCCTCCTCAACAAGTCCTAACAACGACGACAATTCCCACAATTAGGTACTCCGTCTGTGAGCGCCCTACCTATTTTTTTATGCTCCGTGGAAACTTTTATACCAAGCATGTAACTTTTGTGCATAATCGTCCAGCAATTTGGTCTTCTACATttattgcctttttttttttttttccggtcTTCGACATTTATTGCTTTTGGTTGTTGATATTAAGAATTTCTCCCAAATAATATCTCAATTTGGGATGCTCCGACCTGTTTCCACGCCGAAGGGGGACTGGAATTTAAGTGCCAGGTCAAATTTACCACCTTCTGTGGCTTGCTTGTATTTTGTTTGTTTAAAGTTACAATTGCCCTTCTAAAATTAGGATTCCTGGTTCTCTGTAGTTTTATGTAGTAACTTAAGATGCCTTGCTCGTGTTTACTTAGTCTGTTCGAGGGAGATTCCAAGCCTCCCAAGGGGAATGGGAAAGGGGAGGACTTGAAATGCCTTGCTTTATATAAGTTATTTGAACAGAATGTCTGCAGAATCTGGCAATCGTAGTCATTCATGTAGTTAACAAATTATTAGGGTTCCCTGAGAGTTAACAAGATCTTAACGAATGGAAAATCTCTGAGTCCTTATGGAAGAATGCGGAcctttttactattaaaatttgACCTATTGTATCTGCTTTATTTCAGAATCTTTGCTCTTTTCGAGGTCACCTGAGCCTTATTTTTTGGCCCAAAACTCTCTTTTCATATCCAAAAGATGGTGTCCCCCTTAATGCGTATTAATGATGTTTGACTGCTGGGGACCTTTTCCCAGGCATAAATGTGCAGCATGTTTCAAGCAGTATAAGAAGAAGGAGCATCTCATTGAACACATGAAGGCCTCCTACCACTCTATTCATCAGCCTAAATGTGGGGTATGTCACAAGTATTGTAAATCCTTCGAATCTCTGAGGGAACACATCCACGGTAACATATTATGCAATGATCATGGAGATTCTCTGATTGGAATTTGATGGTCATTCAAGCTGGTTAGTTGTCAACTTTTTGTCCTTTAAACTTGTAGGTCAATTGTCTAAACCATCTTGTTCAAGAATATTTACAGAGAGGGGTTGCATACTTTGCTTGGAACTCTTTGACAGTGTGGATGCTCTTACAAGTCACAAGTGTCAGTTACCTGCTCCTGATCCTCTTGTGAGTTGGATTAGAAATATTTACTTGTAACTTATTATGTAACTCCAGAGAGGTGTATAGCTTATGTTCCATAAAGTTATCTGTTATCATATTCTCAATGATGCTTATCGCGGAAACCATTACATAACTTGTTAACAAATGCTATCAATGAACATACATCACTGTCTCAGTATGGTGTTGCAGGGAATGATGAAGTTGCCTTGTGTAGAACCTCAAATTAATAAGTTAGCATCGGACATCAAAAAAGGCATTGGGAGAGGTTACGAAGCCATTGCCTTAGATTGTGAAATGGTAGGTGGTGGAAGCAATGGGTCACTTGATCTCTGTGCGAGGGTGTGCCTTGTTGATGAATAtgagaagatacttttccacaCTTATGTGCTACCCCAAATCCCTGTGACTGACTATAGGTATCTCTATCCATaatctttttgttgttttgagttTTATGGTTTATGGTTGTACGCTTTGATCATGTTCCTCTGCACAATTTGCATAAGGTTTGAAGTCACTGGTATCAAAGAGGAACACCTGAAAGGTGCCATGCCACTCAAGGAAGTGCAAGACCAAATTCTACAGATTCTTTGCAATGGGGAGTCAGTTAAGAGCTTATGGTGCAGTGGCGGACAAGCCAAGGTTCTTGTGGGTCATAATCTTGAGCACGACTTGGACTGCTTGAGAATGAATTATCCTGATCATCTACTGAGGtttttttaatccaaaattGCTATAATTTTGGATATCAAGAATGTTTGGTCCTTGATTATGACTGAGATCTTATCTCATGTTTTCTGCAGGATAATGGCTACATTGATTAATTCTTTAGCTCTTCCTTAGTACATGTATAGTTTCCTGAGCAATTCAAATCCTCCAATGCACTCTACAGTTGTTTGCATGTATTTATAACAAAGAAACCAGCATTTTCTGGACAAACTGCATCATGTTTGCTTGTTTAACTTCAATTGGCAGCACATGACATTCAGCATATTTTATTACTTGTTTTCATTGCTCCTGAGATTTGACTTTTCCATATTGTTGTTGGAATCCCTTTTGACAAAGTTTTGAAGTCTTGtcttataaaaatttaattgtGTTATTAGTTTACCATGCCAGAAACCGTCAACTGCAAAAAGGATGAAAGACAAGAAAAAAGTCAGAGAAAGATAGGAATAGAGCAAAACTTGTAGAATAGCATCCTTTATGGCTTTAAATTGGACTTTTGTGACatcttttgtatcacttttcaATTAGAAAATGCTGAAgttgaaaatatataaaatgcgTGCTTGCATAATTTGAGAATAACCATTATTAAAGCGGTTGACATAGTCCAAGGGTTGTGCTTGGTAGTTAATGAGCTCCATTTTTGGATCATTTATGTGGGCATTCTGACCCTTGTACCTAAACTTTGAGGGGCAAAAAAGAActacttccattttttttaaaaagaaattcTATATTCTATTCACTGCTTCGTTTACTTTCACATACTTATTTTCCTATCTGTTTCTTTGTACATGCAGGGATACTGCAAAATACCATCCCTTGATGAAGACTAATCTTGTCAGCCACTCACTCAAGTATCTTACAAAGACATTTCTAGGGCAagtttcttagctttaaatAATCTATCAGTTATTGTTTGGGTATTCTTTCACATAACAGTTCTTAATCTCAGCTTTTTCTTATCTATCATTGGTGTTTCAAGATGATGCTCTGTCAAAATTTCATGCTGAAAGgcaatttcaaaaaatgaagaatagaaatttcattttttttttttttactcacaTTGGGCAGTCAGTGTATGCCTAAACATGGAATCTggttaaacatttttttttcccttttatttagtGTGAAACCTTATTGCGTCCCAAATGGATTAAAAATCAGTTCATATAGTTAGCTTTTTAGTTATGCTATGCAGTGTAAAAACAAGAGCTACCTGCATTATTGTGATATAATGAGTTTGAAGTTCTCCTGTTGTATGCTGTATAACAGTAACGGATCAtatcaaatttctttttctggATCTGCAATGCTTCTGGATGTCATTAAACTCTGTAATACAATTATCTTTCTTAGAGAGTTTTATTAACTTGTTCATTGAGTTCGTTTTTGCTTTACAGGTATGATATCCAAATTGGGGCGCGCGATCCTTACGAAGATTGTGTCTCTGTGATGAGGTTGTATAAGATAATGCGCTCCCAAGATCACCGGATGGATGGGATTGGGTGGTCGTTGCCGGTTCAAGACAATTTCTGTTCAAGCACTGTTTATGATTCATACAAACTAAATGAACTGGAGCAAATGACACCAGTTGAACTCTTTAGGATATCCAGGTCAAACTATAAATGTTGGTGTTTGGATTCAAGCCAAGCCTTTGAACATGCCTGCAATACTTGCGTTAAAGCTGAAATGTCAAATTCTTGGAGGAAGTGATCGATGTTTGCTTTCTCACTGTACATTACTTTTGGTCATTTTAGAGGTTAGTTATTATGACTGGAGAATTTTTGTTGATGTGCATTAAGTTTTTCATGGATGCCGCGTTTTTTTGGCAACTGTTCTGCTTTCATCATAGTGACGCCTTTGCATTTTTTGAGGCTCGTCAATAGCCACGTACCAAAAAAAGAGTGGAAACTTGGCGATTGAACTGATGCGCCTCTTTTTTCCCAGTTCCTACCCTCGACTGAATGTTACGCCGCATCAGCAGCATAAAATAACATCTAAAAGTCTTACCTGTAACCtgggaaaaataaaatggtcCTCCAATACATCAGGAGTTGGATATACTGGTTGAtttgttttactttttttttttttttttttctgggttgttCTACTATCCTTGGCTTTAATAAATATGTATTACAACTACAAGCAGCAGGGGCTACAGCACCGTTGATGTTTATCAACGGGACACTTAAAAAGTAAAAACATTCTTTATTGTTTTTGAATTGGGGTAAAAAACAATTACAAGGATATATAATAATATGTTTTAAGGGAGGCTAGTAGTGATATTTTGTAAATCTTAGAGGATGATGGCAGTAGTGAAACTGTAAGAAATCTAGGGAGAGTTTTCTCAAATTATCCCTTGACATTTCTGTAGTAACGGCTGAGAATGGAACCAAGCAGCGAGATCGAGAAGGAAATAGCCAATCAAGCTTTGTACTCTACTACTAAAATCGCAGAGCGACACAAGCAGTAGTGCTACTGTATTATTCCCAGGCCCCCAAAACtgacttttcttttggaaaCCCCAACATCAGGATCAGGTGGCTCCCTTGCGCAAGCAGCGCAGTCAAAAGTCACGACAGTGGACTAGAAAAAgtctccctccctctctcgcTCACACGGCCCGAATGGTACGCTACTCACTTCTggaccttcttcttcttcatgctGAGATAGAGCACGCTTGACCCAGATCTGTTACTGCAACCTTGGGAATTTTTTGGCGTAGGACAACTCGAAAGAAACACTCATAGTGCTATGATGGCGTCGGAAGGGGTAGGGTTTGTTGAGAATCAGGGACATGGAGGGAGCCCGTGGGAGGGGCTGATGGAGTTGACCAAGTCAGCGCAAGACAGGAACATGGACCCTCTCATGTGGGCGATGCAGTTGTCTTCCACCCTCACCTCCGCTGGTCTCTCCGTTCCCTCACCGGACCTTGCCAACTTTCTCGTCTCTCACATTTGTTGGGCCAACAACGTTCCTGCCGCctggaaatttcttgaaaaagctCTCACCCTCCGAATCGTTCCCCCTATGCTCGTCCTTGCTCTTCTCTCTACCAGGTGCTGAGCTCTTATTCCTCCCATAGTAACCCCCTCTGTGTATGTGTGTATGtctgtatcttagacctttattatCTGGATTAACATTTTCCgcgttttttttttcgaaaaaaatTTCTGCAGGGTAATTCCGAATCGAAACAGGTATCCTGCGGCATACAGGCTGTATATGGAGCTTCTTAAAAGATATGCCTTTTATCTGCCATCTCTTATTCATGGCCCCAACTATCCGAAGTATGatttctttttgtcattttGAAGCTTGTCCTGCTTTCTGAAAATTCGCATAGAATTTCTAGGCTCTGATTTCTTTGTTCATATGGTTTCATTAATTACTACTTATTTCACATAATGAAGCAATACCGTCTGTTCGCTGCTTAATTAATTTGCGTTCTCCATCAATTGCAACTTTCATGAGGAACTTCACCCTCACACAGGCGTACgcgtgtgtgtctatatatatatatatagctaaTAGTTCTCGTGAGTAATATATTTTCCTGTCACGGCTATACAATTGTCAATGCATGAGTTGCAGTTATTCAGTTTACATTGTTGATCGCTTCCTATACAAGAGGGTCCTTTCTAATTATGCCATTGATATAACTACAGAAACTCACTAGTTTGCAAATGCAATTTCAGGATTATGGAGTCTATAGACAATGTTCTTCATCTTACCCAAATGTTTGGGCTTCAGGCATGTGAACCTGGGCTTCTTGTTGTTGAATTTGTGTTCTCAATTGTATGGGAGTTGCTTGATGCATCACTTGATGATGAGGGGTTGCTCGAAATCGCTCCTGAAAAGAAGTCCAGGTGGGCAACCAGGAATCAAGATATGGAAATAGATAATCATGATGGCATTCAGTTGAAGACTACAGAAAATCAGGAAGCCATGCTGAAAATGAATACTGTATTGGCTATTGAATTAATTGGGGAATTTTTCCGAAATAAAGTATCTTCCAGAATTCTCTATCTGGCAGGACGGAACATGTGAGAATCTTATCCTTTTACATGTTCTATTCAAACTTCTTGTGCAGACCTTTGTGACTTCCTTGTACAGTTGATTATTACTGGTGCACAGTTTAGAATCTATTTCCCTTTAATCTTCCTGCCTGGGGGAGTGAGAGGGGGAGAAAGGACATGACAGTTGACAGTTGAATTTGTTCCTTGAATTGTATTTCTATAAAATATGGTAATTGCAGTTGTGTTGCTTATATAGCATCATGGTTGGCATCTAATTACACTTTGGTCTTTCTATTTTCATTAGGCCTGGGCATTGGGAATCTTTCATTCAGCATTTGCACTTGCTCACAGGAAAATCAACTGCTTTGAGAAATTCGAAGAATATTTCCCCAGAAGCTCTCTTAGAATTGACGTCCAGTACACGTAGGGTCCTGTCACGGGAATGCAAAACAAGTTCACAGCAAATGTTCCATGCAGTAATGGTCTCTGGATCGCTCATATCTTCTGCTGGTCAGTGCCACGGTACAAGTCTTTCAGCACTTTGGCTTCCAATTGATATGTTTTTGGAAGATACCATGGATGGATCACAAGTGACAGCTACAAGTGCTGTTGAAACTCTTACTGGTATGCTTCTTTTATGTATTCAAGCTCTG
This window contains:
- the LOC113733898 gene encoding RNA exonuclease 4-like isoform X3 — encoded protein: MELAEDPPQQVLTTTTIPTIRHKCAACFKQYKKKEHLIEHMKASYHSIHQPKCGVNCLNHLVQEYLQRGVAYFAWNSLTVWMLLQVTSGMMKLPCVEPQINKLASDIKKGIGRGYEAIALDCEMVGGGSNGSLDLCARVCLVDEYEKILFHTYVLPQIPVTDYRFEVTGIKEEHLKGAMPLKEVQDQILQILCNGESVKSLWCSGGQAKVLVGHNLEHDLDCLRMNYPDHLLRDTAKYHPLMKTNLVSHSLKYLTKTFLGYDIQIGARDPYEDCVSVMRLYKIMRSQDHRMDGIGWSLPVQDNFCSSTVYDSYKLNELEQMTPVELFRISRSNYKCWCLDSSQAFEHACNTCVKAEMSNSWRK
- the LOC113733898 gene encoding uncharacterized protein isoform X2; this encodes MELAEDPPQQVLTTTTIPTIRHKCAACFKQYKKKEHLIEHMKASYHSIHQPKCGVNCLNHLVQEYLQRGVAYFAWNSLTVWMLLQVTSVSYLLLILFMVLQGMMKLPCVEPQINKLASDIKKGIGRGYEAIALDCEMVGGGSNGSLDLCARVCLVDEYEKILFHTYVLPQIPVTDYRFEVTGIKEEHLKGAMPLKEVQDQILQILCNGESVKSLWCSGGQAKVLVGHNLEHDLDCLRMNYPDHLLRDTAKYHPLMKTNLVSHSLKYLTKTFLGYDIQIGARDPYEDCVSVMRLYKIMRSQDHRMDGIGWSLPVQDNFCSSTVYDSYKLNELEQMTPVELFRISRSNYKCWCLDSSQAFEHACNTCVKAEMSNSWRK
- the LOC113733898 gene encoding uncharacterized protein isoform X1 codes for the protein MELAEDPPQQVLTTTTIPTIRHKCAACFKQYKKKEHLIEHMKASYHSIHQPKCGVCHKYCKSFESLREHIHGQLSKPSCSRIFTERGCILCLELFDSVDALTSHKCQLPAPDPLGMMKLPCVEPQINKLASDIKKGIGRGYEAIALDCEMVGGGSNGSLDLCARVCLVDEYEKILFHTYVLPQIPVTDYRFEVTGIKEEHLKGAMPLKEVQDQILQILCNGESVKSLWCSGGQAKVLVGHNLEHDLDCLRMNYPDHLLRDTAKYHPLMKTNLVSHSLKYLTKTFLGYDIQIGARDPYEDCVSVMRLYKIMRSQDHRMDGIGWSLPVQDNFCSSTVYDSYKLNELEQMTPVELFRISRSNYKCWCLDSSQAFEHACNTCVKAEMSNSWRK
- the LOC113733898 gene encoding uncharacterized protein isoform X5 — translated: MELAEDPPQQVLTTTTIPTIRHKCAACFKQYKKKEHLIEHMKASYHSIHQPKCGVCHKYCKSFESLREHIHGQLSKPSCSRIFTERGCILCLELFDSVDALTSHKCQLPAPDPLGMMKLPCVEPQINKLASDIKKGIGRGYEAIALDCEMVGGGSNGSLDLCARVCLVDEYEKILFHTYVLPQIPVTDYRFEVTGIKEEHLKGAMPLKEVQDQILQILCNGESVKSLWCSGGQAKVLVGHNLEHDLDCLRMNYPDHLLRIMATLINSLALP
- the LOC113733898 gene encoding RNA exonuclease 4-like isoform X4 gives rise to the protein MWGQLSKPSCSRIFTERGCILCLELFDSVDALTSHKCQLPAPDPLGMMKLPCVEPQINKLASDIKKGIGRGYEAIALDCEMVGGGSNGSLDLCARVCLVDEYEKILFHTYVLPQIPVTDYRFEVTGIKEEHLKGAMPLKEVQDQILQILCNGESVKSLWCSGGQAKVLVGHNLEHDLDCLRMNYPDHLLRDTAKYHPLMKTNLVSHSLKYLTKTFLGYDIQIGARDPYEDCVSVMRLYKIMRSQDHRMDGIGWSLPVQDNFCSSTVYDSYKLNELEQMTPVELFRISRSNYKCWCLDSSQAFEHACNTCVKAEMSNSWRK